The following proteins are encoded in a genomic region of Phycisphaerae bacterium:
- the gspE gene encoding type II secretion system ATPase GspE → MVANRYSIEADHGTTKGSTPLNLGSILIDDKVLTQGQLESANAQCGPSDRLDQVLVRLGYCSEMAVLNALGKLYHFDVVDLTDSSIVIDVETMKKMPSKLVHRAKLIPLNRENGSIRVATRDPFQIYAFDELRMITGLDVRPVLAKEIEINEIIKRYFGVGGDTISKLVEDDDNIAVVSDVRESAGDLAEMAQDASVIKLVNEILLEAINERASDVHIEPYEHDLKIRYRVDGILRNTNVPPQIRQLQAAIISRIKILANLNIAERRLPQDGSFKIKVRNREVDLRISIIPMIHGEGVVMRILDKQSILLSLEDLGFDDQMLERFVKIINMPHGILLVTGPTGSGKTTTLYASLRTIVSEEIKVLTVEDPVEYHLEGINQVNVNNKAGLTFAKGMRAFLRHDPDVIMVGEIRDLETAETAVQASLTGHFVFSTLHTNDAASATTRLLDMGVEPFLVASSVEAILAQRLIRTLCKHCRQQYKPDPIDIPPDYPYKDEPIYRAVGCRECRNTGYAGRKGIYELLVMDDDVRELVLERASSGKIKNKALEHGLILLRDDGWLKVRSGLTTIEEVMKATKG, encoded by the coding sequence ATGGTTGCGAACCGATATTCGATTGAAGCAGACCACGGCACAACGAAAGGATCCACTCCGTTGAATCTCGGTTCGATTCTGATCGACGACAAGGTGCTGACCCAGGGCCAACTGGAGAGCGCCAACGCCCAGTGCGGCCCGAGCGATCGGCTTGACCAGGTGCTCGTTCGGCTGGGCTACTGCAGTGAAATGGCCGTGCTCAATGCGCTGGGGAAGCTCTATCACTTCGACGTTGTGGATCTGACGGACTCATCCATCGTCATCGATGTCGAGACGATGAAGAAGATGCCTTCGAAGCTGGTTCACCGGGCGAAGTTGATTCCGCTGAACCGCGAGAACGGGTCGATTCGGGTCGCGACGCGTGATCCGTTCCAGATCTACGCGTTCGACGAACTTCGCATGATCACGGGGTTGGATGTGCGCCCCGTGCTTGCGAAGGAAATCGAGATCAACGAGATCATCAAGCGATATTTCGGCGTCGGCGGTGACACGATCAGCAAACTGGTCGAGGATGACGACAACATCGCAGTCGTCAGCGATGTGCGCGAATCCGCCGGCGATCTTGCGGAGATGGCCCAGGATGCGAGCGTTATCAAGCTCGTCAACGAGATTCTGCTCGAAGCGATCAATGAACGAGCGAGCGACGTCCATATCGAACCCTACGAACATGACCTGAAGATTCGTTATCGTGTGGACGGCATACTTCGAAACACAAACGTGCCGCCACAGATCCGTCAGCTTCAGGCGGCGATCATCAGCCGCATCAAGATTCTGGCGAATCTGAACATCGCTGAACGGCGCCTCCCCCAGGACGGCAGCTTCAAGATCAAGGTTCGCAATCGCGAAGTGGACCTTCGTATCAGCATCATCCCCATGATCCACGGCGAAGGCGTGGTCATGCGTATTCTTGACAAGCAGTCGATTCTCCTGTCGCTGGAAGATCTCGGATTCGACGATCAAATGCTCGAGCGATTCGTCAAGATCATTAACATGCCGCACGGCATTCTGCTCGTGACGGGGCCGACGGGTTCCGGTAAGACGACCACGCTGTATGCTTCCCTCCGCACGATTGTTTCCGAAGAGATCAAGGTGCTGACGGTTGAAGACCCCGTAGAGTACCACCTCGAGGGGATCAATCAGGTCAACGTAAACAACAAGGCCGGGCTGACCTTCGCAAAGGGCATGAGAGCCTTTCTCCGACATGATCCGGACGTCATCATGGTCGGTGAAATTCGCGACCTCGAAACGGCCGAGACGGCCGTACAGGCGTCGCTGACCGGTCACTTCGTCTTCAGCACGCTTCATACGAACGACGCGGCCAGCGCGACAACCCGCCTTCTGGATATGGGGGTGGAACCGTTCCTTGTGGCCAGCTCGGTCGAAGCCATTCTCGCCCAGCGCCTGATCCGAACACTCTGCAAGCATTGTCGGCAGCAGTACAAGCCGGATCCGATTGATATCCCCCCGGACTACCCCTACAAGGATGAGCCGATCTACCGTGCGGTCGGGTGCCGCGAATGCCGCAACACCGGATACGCGGGACGAAAGGGCATATACGAGCTGCTCGTCATGGATGACGACGTTCGTGAGTTGGTGCTCGAACGAGCCAGTTCCGGCAAGATCAAGAACAAAGCCCTTGAGCATGGTCTGATTCTGCTTCGCGATGACGGCTGGTTGAAGGTACGTTCCGGCTTGACGACCATCGAAGAAGTCATGAAAGCGACCAAGGGCTGA
- a CDS encoding glycosyltransferase family 4 protein: MPFPQFRVFFPTMRIIHVITRLIVGGAQENTVLTCEGLAGLGHDVTLLTGPTTGPEGSLVDRAGRGLYRYIELDDLIREISPARDLRAIIAMARMFSEFSPDIVHTHSSKAGVIGRLAARLAGVPFVVHTIHGMSFNRTQPHLTQTTYKWAERLCAELSDSIVCVADAMATQSLNAGVGRPEQYLTIRSGMETEQFDPSQIERAAIRAQWGFASDDVVVGTVARLFENKGYEQLIEVIDIAARRDGRLKFVWVGDGAYREHYEAELIRRKLRDRVTLTGLIPPASMPRMLAGIDMLAHTSQWEGLPRAVVQALLMCKPAVSFAIDGAPEVIIPGATGELAALNDTTAFAEAILALAADANRRKAYGRAGRERCLVPFDHRTMVAELAALYDRLIRRG; this comes from the coding sequence TTGCCTTTTCCTCAATTCCGCGTTTTCTTCCCGACAATGCGAATCATCCATGTCATCACGCGTCTCATAGTCGGCGGCGCGCAAGAGAACACCGTCCTTACCTGCGAAGGGCTTGCCGGGCTGGGTCACGATGTCACACTGCTGACAGGGCCGACGACTGGACCGGAGGGCTCGCTTGTCGATCGAGCGGGGCGAGGATTGTACCGCTACATCGAGCTGGACGACCTCATTCGCGAAATCAGTCCTGCCCGGGACCTGCGCGCGATCATCGCGATGGCGCGGATGTTCTCTGAATTCAGCCCTGACATCGTTCACACTCACTCCAGCAAAGCCGGTGTGATCGGACGGCTCGCAGCCCGGCTCGCCGGCGTCCCGTTCGTGGTTCATACCATCCACGGCATGAGCTTCAACCGGACGCAGCCCCACTTGACTCAGACGACCTACAAATGGGCCGAGCGTCTTTGCGCGGAACTATCCGATTCCATCGTGTGTGTAGCGGACGCGATGGCCACCCAATCGCTCAACGCCGGGGTGGGCCGGCCCGAGCAATACCTGACCATACGCAGCGGCATGGAAACCGAGCAGTTTGATCCGTCGCAAATCGAACGAGCGGCGATCCGAGCGCAATGGGGCTTTGCATCGGACGACGTGGTTGTCGGAACGGTGGCACGGCTGTTTGAGAACAAGGGGTACGAGCAGCTCATCGAAGTGATCGACATCGCCGCAAGACGAGATGGTCGACTGAAGTTCGTCTGGGTCGGCGACGGCGCGTACAGGGAACACTACGAAGCTGAACTGATTCGTCGGAAACTGCGTGATCGGGTGACTTTGACCGGTCTCATCCCGCCAGCGAGCATGCCGCGCATGCTCGCCGGTATCGACATGCTCGCTCACACTTCGCAATGGGAGGGTCTGCCGCGTGCCGTCGTCCAGGCACTTCTAATGTGCAAACCCGCTGTGAGTTTCGCGATCGACGGAGCGCCGGAAGTGATCATTCCCGGCGCCACCGGTGAGTTGGCAGCGCTGAATGACACGACCGCGTTTGCCGAGGCGATCCTCGCGCTGGCGGCCGATGCGAATCGTCGAAAAGCTTACGGACGCGCCGGCCGCGAGCGATGTCTCGTCCCGTTTGACCATCGGACGATGGTGGCGGAATTGGCCGCACTGTATGACAGGTTGATAAGGCGCGGCTGA
- the truA gene encoding tRNA pseudouridine(38-40) synthase TruA: protein MRNLKLVLAYDGTEFHGWQFQPGMRTVQECLEQALRRTVRHRVGVVGCSRTDSGVHAAGYVANFATSSPISPLAVFRSVGSRLPKDMTLVDLREVPLTFHATRSAIGKLYRYRIHNEHGRPVEQFSQNHSYHVWEPLDIDRMREAAANWVGEHDFTSFASSGNERQSNVRRIMSMDIHRHGREIRIDVEGDGFLYKQVRNMVGTLFEVGRGRWTPEDAKRILEARDRNEAGPTAPARGLCLRWVRYDIPGLPPPTPDMLERAARATPPSGAAMFSVDQQPLSTAPSADESGIEPETCP from the coding sequence CTGCGAAACCTCAAGCTTGTCCTGGCCTATGATGGCACCGAATTTCACGGCTGGCAGTTCCAGCCCGGCATGCGCACGGTACAGGAGTGCCTCGAACAGGCGCTGCGACGCACCGTCCGGCACCGCGTCGGTGTCGTCGGGTGCAGCCGCACGGACTCCGGCGTACACGCGGCCGGCTATGTCGCGAATTTCGCAACCAGTTCACCAATCAGTCCGCTCGCAGTATTTCGAAGCGTCGGGTCGCGTCTTCCGAAGGACATGACACTCGTCGACCTCCGCGAAGTGCCGCTCACTTTTCATGCCACGCGATCGGCGATCGGGAAGCTCTATCGATATCGCATCCATAATGAACACGGTCGGCCTGTTGAGCAGTTCTCGCAGAATCATTCGTACCATGTCTGGGAACCGCTGGACATCGATCGAATGCGCGAGGCTGCCGCAAACTGGGTCGGCGAGCACGACTTCACATCGTTCGCCTCGTCAGGTAATGAGCGACAGTCCAATGTGCGCCGCATTATGAGCATGGACATTCACCGGCACGGTCGCGAGATTCGAATCGACGTGGAAGGCGACGGTTTTCTCTACAAACAGGTGCGCAACATGGTCGGCACACTGTTCGAAGTCGGCCGAGGCCGATGGACGCCGGAGGATGCGAAGAGAATACTGGAGGCACGCGATCGCAACGAAGCCGGGCCGACCGCGCCGGCACGCGGCCTGTGCCTGCGATGGGTCCGCTATGACATCCCCGGATTGCCGCCGCCGACACCGGACATGCTCGAGCGCGCCGCACGGGCAACGCCGCCTTCCGGTGCAGCCATGTTCAGCGTTGATCAGCAGCCGCTCTCGACCGCCCCATCGGCCGACGAATCCGGGATCGAACCGGAGACCTGCCCCTAG
- a CDS encoding VWA domain-containing protein, protein MIPTQRKTASTSLVILICAAAAHCLPLSVAHANGLIISPISESAVATSPPERRPIHSWMPFQIKNQIVDVTITEAVAESTVEQVFVNRSGSPQEGQYLFPIAENAGVHRFTMWMNGKEVVGEMLDADRARSIYESIVSRTRDPGLLQFAGRGLIQAKVFPIPPNGECRIKLKYTEPVTIDSGLASYRFPLGSAGGRFEPIEQFSLRATVRTERPLISVFSASDQCSVDRRSEKEIVVSIERQRHAPESDFQLFAQLGMDAFGLSMLPYRMGEDEGFFMARISPRVTSRDDAIQPKNICFVLDTSGSMADSNKIAQARKAMQFCVTNLHPEDRFNVITFSTEIRSFRESWAIATDAERNAACQFIDRASAVGGTDINAALARALSMRPTRSETDGATEAWKNNPYLIVFITDGEPTVGVTNLDEILANAAAANVGKSARIFSLGVGFQVNTKLLDRLSDDNGGTRDYVTPDENLELKISAFYTKLANPVLSDVSLAFDGVSVQDLYPRQIPDLFHGGEIVVVGRYSGAKESQQIRLSGTARGEKRSYNYACRFPTQDSRNEFLPRFWAMRKIGFLLDELRLHGDNLEIRNEVIRLSKLYGILTPYTSFLVQEDEHLALREDRAPVGGRAATPQMRQMRESKDDEYAAAARGQAAAVGKESNKQSQVNYIFRGLACDAATQQESVLIDSNRDNQGRRLINFVGPRTFYLEDGRWVDATYDGKAETVKVVIYSKDYFDLINTHRELASCFAQSERVVVKCGGKFIETVLPSTQKAEPPSDGKNGEIKPTGA, encoded by the coding sequence ATGATCCCGACTCAGCGAAAAACCGCATCGACTTCGCTCGTAATCCTGATCTGCGCCGCCGCGGCGCACTGCTTGCCCCTATCGGTGGCTCACGCCAACGGCCTGATTATCAGTCCCATCAGTGAGTCCGCTGTCGCAACATCGCCACCGGAGCGTCGCCCCATTCATTCATGGATGCCCTTCCAGATAAAGAACCAGATCGTCGACGTGACAATCACTGAAGCGGTCGCGGAGTCAACAGTTGAGCAGGTCTTCGTGAACCGGAGCGGCAGCCCTCAGGAAGGACAATACCTCTTCCCGATCGCTGAGAATGCCGGCGTTCATCGATTCACAATGTGGATGAACGGCAAGGAAGTCGTCGGCGAGATGCTTGATGCCGATCGGGCGCGGAGCATTTACGAATCCATCGTGAGCCGAACACGCGATCCCGGTCTGCTGCAATTCGCCGGCCGCGGATTGATTCAAGCAAAAGTGTTTCCCATCCCGCCCAACGGAGAATGTCGAATCAAGCTGAAGTATACGGAGCCCGTCACGATTGACAGCGGCCTGGCGTCGTACCGATTTCCACTTGGATCAGCCGGCGGCCGGTTTGAGCCGATCGAGCAATTCTCCCTGCGCGCGACGGTTCGAACGGAGCGTCCGCTGATCAGCGTGTTCAGCGCCTCGGACCAGTGCAGCGTAGATCGCCGAAGCGAGAAAGAGATCGTCGTCAGCATCGAGAGACAGCGACACGCACCTGAGTCGGATTTTCAATTGTTTGCACAACTTGGCATGGACGCATTCGGCCTCTCCATGCTGCCCTATCGAATGGGCGAGGATGAGGGATTTTTCATGGCGAGAATTTCGCCGCGCGTCACCAGTCGCGACGACGCGATCCAACCGAAAAATATCTGTTTCGTGCTGGACACTTCCGGAAGCATGGCAGATTCGAACAAGATCGCGCAGGCACGCAAAGCCATGCAATTCTGCGTGACCAATCTGCATCCGGAGGATCGCTTCAATGTCATCACATTTTCGACGGAAATTCGCTCGTTTCGCGAAAGTTGGGCCATCGCCACGGACGCGGAGAGAAACGCCGCGTGCCAGTTCATCGATCGGGCGAGCGCCGTCGGCGGAACGGACATCAACGCCGCCCTGGCGCGCGCATTGTCGATGCGACCGACCCGGTCCGAAACTGACGGCGCAACCGAGGCCTGGAAAAACAACCCCTACCTCATTGTCTTCATTACCGATGGAGAGCCAACCGTCGGAGTCACCAACCTGGACGAAATCCTCGCCAACGCGGCAGCGGCCAACGTCGGCAAATCCGCACGCATCTTCTCACTCGGTGTTGGATTTCAGGTCAACACCAAGTTGCTCGACCGCCTTTCAGACGACAACGGCGGCACGCGCGATTACGTCACACCGGATGAGAATCTGGAATTGAAGATCTCCGCGTTTTACACGAAGCTCGCGAACCCCGTGCTATCGGATGTTTCGCTGGCCTTTGATGGAGTCTCGGTCCAGGACTTGTATCCGCGCCAGATTCCCGATCTCTTCCACGGCGGCGAGATCGTCGTCGTCGGTCGATACAGCGGCGCCAAAGAGTCGCAGCAGATAAGACTTTCAGGCACTGCACGTGGTGAAAAGCGTTCCTACAACTACGCGTGCCGCTTTCCGACTCAGGATTCTCGCAACGAATTCCTGCCCAGATTCTGGGCGATGCGAAAGATCGGCTTTCTGCTCGATGAGTTGCGGCTTCACGGCGATAACCTCGAGATCAGGAACGAGGTCATCCGCCTGAGCAAGCTTTACGGCATTCTCACGCCATATACCAGCTTTCTTGTTCAGGAAGACGAGCATCTCGCGTTGCGCGAAGACCGAGCCCCCGTCGGCGGCCGAGCGGCGACCCCTCAAATGCGGCAGATGAGAGAGTCGAAGGACGACGAATACGCTGCGGCGGCAAGAGGACAGGCGGCGGCCGTCGGTAAGGAATCCAACAAGCAATCTCAGGTGAACTACATCTTCCGTGGCTTGGCATGCGATGCCGCCACCCAGCAGGAATCGGTGCTGATTGACAGCAATCGAGACAACCAGGGTCGTCGCCTCATCAACTTCGTCGGTCCGCGCACGTTCTACCTCGAAGACGGCAGGTGGGTGGATGCCACCTATGACGGCAAGGCCGAGACTGTAAAGGTGGTGATTTACTCAAAAGACTATTTCGACCTGATTAACACGCACAGGGAGTTGGCGAGCTGCTTCGCACAAAGTGAACGGGTGGTCGTGAAATGCGGCGGCAAATTCATTGAAACGGTGTTGCCGTCGACGCAGAAGGCCGAACCCCCATCCGATGGAAAAAATGGAGAGATCAAACCGACCGGCGCGTGA
- a CDS encoding class I SAM-dependent methyltransferase produces the protein MGLSELCEGDTVTIRRSICGVWARNAWAAMSMAIVAVGCAKPEQSVRPGVNKEFEGKVDVQQWVERFEGESRETYAYRDRIVAAMGLKPGMSVADIGAGTGFYSFLFGEQVGPRGRVFAVDISDEFVAHIEAGARSKGLTNIQTVLCKANSVELPPRSVDVAFICDTYHHFEFPKSTMRSLHRALKPGGQVFIVDFIRIEGQSRDWILEHVRAGESVVREEVESVGFRSEPLGSDMSCLKENYMIRFRRL, from the coding sequence ATGGGTCTTTCGGAATTGTGCGAGGGCGATACCGTGACGATTCGGCGATCAATTTGTGGAGTGTGGGCTCGAAACGCCTGGGCGGCCATGTCGATGGCGATTGTCGCTGTCGGCTGCGCTAAGCCCGAGCAGAGCGTTCGGCCGGGTGTGAATAAGGAATTCGAGGGCAAGGTGGACGTGCAGCAGTGGGTGGAGCGGTTCGAGGGCGAAAGCCGAGAGACCTACGCGTATCGCGACCGGATTGTCGCGGCGATGGGGCTCAAGCCCGGCATGTCGGTTGCGGACATTGGTGCGGGAACCGGATTCTATTCCTTCCTTTTCGGCGAGCAGGTGGGGCCCCGGGGTCGCGTGTTTGCCGTGGACATTTCCGATGAGTTCGTCGCTCACATCGAGGCTGGTGCCAGGAGTAAGGGGCTGACGAACATCCAGACCGTCCTGTGCAAAGCGAATTCCGTGGAGCTGCCGCCCAGGAGTGTCGATGTGGCATTCATCTGCGACACATATCATCACTTTGAGTTTCCCAAGAGTACGATGCGTTCGCTTCATCGTGCGTTGAAGCCCGGGGGCCAGGTTTTTATTGTGGATTTCATCCGCATTGAAGGTCAAAGCCGCGACTGGATTTTGGAGCACGTCCGCGCTGGGGAGTCGGTCGTTCGCGAGGAGGTCGAATCGGTCGGTTTCAGATCCGAGCCGCTGGGAAGTGACATGTCGTGTCTGAAAGAGAATTACATGATTCGATTTCGAAGGCTTTGA
- a CDS encoding PQQ-binding-like beta-propeller repeat protein — protein MNANHLSAASAVGLLLITLPASPSLAQCRQFGGAKQDFKVECRKLAYDWPDGGPPILWSRDLGEGYTAVLADNDMLYATYRKAGRDHLAALKAKNGETTWDFEFDAPAHPKHVIEFNAGPRATPTLDDGRLYFINCGAVFHCVDASSGKVIWRHDLWTEFKDATFLNHGYSASPFVYKDTVIAVVGGRGHSVVAFDAKSGDIRWQKHDFDASYATPKLIDLDGRPQLLCFMAKELIAIDPANGNLLWEFKHGNGYGQNISMPVWGDDHILFISSIEQGGTRALKLTLKGDKTEVEELWHNRRVRIHHQNAIRIGNHVYASTGDPNIWQAIDIRTGEVCWRERGFAKSNAIYADGQFIVIDEEGYLGLATACPEFFEIREKVPLLGSHAWTVPTLAGTTLYVRDNEKLVAVDLSAKS, from the coding sequence ATGAACGCCAATCATCTCAGTGCCGCGAGCGCCGTCGGCCTCCTGCTTATCACCCTTCCCGCGTCGCCCTCATTGGCTCAGTGCCGGCAATTCGGCGGCGCGAAGCAGGATTTCAAGGTGGAATGCCGCAAGCTGGCTTATGACTGGCCCGACGGCGGCCCGCCAATCCTGTGGTCCCGCGATCTGGGCGAGGGGTACACGGCTGTGCTTGCGGATAACGATATGCTGTACGCGACATACCGCAAGGCCGGCCGTGATCATCTCGCCGCCCTCAAAGCGAAGAACGGCGAGACAACCTGGGATTTCGAATTCGACGCTCCCGCCCATCCGAAGCATGTCATTGAATTCAACGCCGGGCCGCGCGCCACGCCGACTCTCGACGACGGCCGGCTATACTTCATCAACTGCGGCGCTGTCTTCCACTGTGTGGATGCAAGCAGCGGCAAGGTAATCTGGCGGCACGATCTCTGGACGGAGTTCAAGGACGCCACTTTTCTCAACCACGGATACTCCGCCAGTCCGTTCGTTTACAAAGACACGGTGATTGCGGTCGTCGGCGGCAGGGGGCACAGCGTTGTCGCCTTCGACGCAAAGTCAGGCGATATCAGGTGGCAGAAGCACGATTTTGATGCCAGCTATGCGACACCGAAGCTCATCGATCTCGACGGGCGCCCGCAGCTTCTCTGCTTCATGGCAAAGGAATTGATTGCCATCGATCCCGCAAACGGCAACCTTCTCTGGGAATTCAAGCACGGCAACGGTTACGGCCAGAACATCTCGATGCCGGTCTGGGGTGACGACCATATTCTGTTCATCTCTTCGATCGAGCAAGGCGGAACGAGGGCGCTGAAGCTGACACTGAAAGGCGACAAAACCGAAGTCGAGGAACTGTGGCACAACCGCCGCGTCCGAATCCACCACCAGAACGCCATTCGGATCGGCAATCATGTTTACGCGTCCACGGGCGATCCCAACATCTGGCAGGCGATCGATATCCGCACCGGTGAGGTCTGCTGGCGCGAACGCGGCTTCGCAAAATCGAACGCAATCTATGCCGACGGCCAGTTCATCGTGATCGACGAGGAAGGTTATCTCGGACTGGCCACCGCCTGTCCGGAGTTCTTTGAAATTCGCGAGAAAGTGCCGCTGCTCGGGTCGCACGCATGGACCGTCCCTACCCTCGCGGGCACGACATTGTATGTGCGCGATAATGAAAAGCTGGTCGCTGTGGATCTTTCGGCCAAGTCGTAA
- a CDS encoding diguanylate cyclase produces the protein MTDAGQSLDHNDAPLILVVDDSEDTMRLVVKTLQVAGYRTLWAEDGATGLVIAEKYQPDAIVLDVQMPDMDGFKVCEELKSRLNTADIPVLFLTGLKDSDELVTRCYESGAHDLIPKPVRRTWLVARLQVVLRERALREVYKRLATQDPQTGLDNRRQTFLSITDAIITARRNQTRSAVILGDINKLADINLKYGYEFGDEIILTFARILRRFMSAECKIGRIAGNTLAVILKNTDEARAREFCERIERTFSAIAFDAATSPKHFTASFGVAVFDGAASNGDADDFMSQADLALSKAKSVGRGGVASYWEMTPAERDSGFSGKRRSRKRRRIRTDRTFVALEPQPQIEAENTVG, from the coding sequence ATGACTGATGCGGGACAGTCGTTAGATCACAATGACGCTCCACTAATCCTGGTCGTCGACGATTCCGAAGACACCATGCGACTGGTGGTGAAGACGCTGCAGGTCGCCGGCTATCGAACGCTCTGGGCTGAAGACGGGGCGACCGGGCTTGTCATTGCGGAGAAGTATCAGCCCGACGCCATCGTCCTCGACGTTCAAATGCCGGACATGGACGGTTTCAAAGTCTGCGAAGAGTTGAAATCCAGGCTGAACACGGCAGATATCCCCGTGCTGTTCCTGACAGGCCTAAAGGACAGCGATGAACTCGTGACGCGCTGCTATGAGTCGGGCGCCCACGACTTGATACCCAAGCCGGTGCGGCGTACCTGGCTGGTTGCCCGGCTGCAAGTGGTTCTGCGGGAGCGTGCACTGCGCGAGGTCTACAAGCGGCTGGCCACTCAGGATCCGCAGACCGGGCTTGACAATCGTCGGCAGACGTTTCTAAGCATCACCGACGCCATCATCACCGCTCGGCGGAATCAAACCCGGAGTGCCGTCATTCTCGGCGACATCAACAAGCTCGCGGACATCAATCTCAAATATGGATACGAATTCGGCGACGAGATCATCCTGACCTTTGCCAGAATACTCCGCCGATTCATGAGCGCCGAATGCAAGATTGGGCGAATCGCTGGAAATACACTGGCAGTCATACTCAAAAACACCGACGAAGCTCGGGCTCGCGAGTTCTGCGAGCGGATCGAACGGACCTTCTCCGCGATCGCCTTTGATGCTGCGACCAGCCCGAAGCATTTCACAGCCAGCTTCGGCGTGGCGGTTTTTGACGGGGCTGCTTCCAACGGTGACGCCGACGATTTCATGAGCCAGGCCGATTTGGCTCTTAGCAAGGCGAAGAGTGTGGGTCGTGGCGGCGTCGCGTCCTACTGGGAAATGACTCCTGCCGAGAGGGATAGCGGCTTCTCCGGCAAGCGACGCTCACGGAAACGCCGGCGAATTCGTACCGATCGCACATTCGTGGCATTGGAACCGCAGCCGCAGATCGAAGCCGAAAACACCGTGGGGTGA
- a CDS encoding TlpA family protein disulfide reductase, with product MTLLLMAFAAVGPVGCQSSGSAGRTVEASNDSIYRYSAYRYQYPPTPPVMDASSLREFVDQYRHQTVVLEFWASWSPTSRSDLSPLADFQEETYADGVRVIACTFDPSDEWASRVVPILQSARANYPCVVIPRSARLDIGRWLDESWQFDLPARFVLDSDGRVAFKAIGGETFHAALEEARSLTGDRTPNAKRVSVTDDKNSPSSIRTVAAREPMAGIGPVSLRVRLINVSTGEAESLPIVTSPGDDPDLLASELVSYMADRLDRTNNQRIAVLPFAPTNRRTAASEYGRQTAARVEAGLRRKGFYDLIGPSAAQSMVDDLGLSALSIDYDPTIARRRLGADFLVIGWIKGAPIEEPDHSGSIAIDSSEENPGAD from the coding sequence ATGACACTCCTGCTCATGGCCTTCGCGGCCGTCGGCCCGGTGGGTTGCCAAAGCTCAGGTTCCGCGGGCAGAACGGTCGAAGCCTCGAACGATTCGATCTATCGCTACTCCGCATATCGCTATCAATATCCCCCGACGCCTCCGGTGATGGATGCCTCGAGCCTGCGGGAATTCGTCGATCAGTATCGCCACCAGACCGTCGTGCTGGAGTTCTGGGCGTCCTGGTCGCCGACGAGCCGGTCTGATCTCTCGCCACTGGCGGATTTTCAGGAGGAGACATACGCCGACGGTGTCCGCGTGATCGCATGCACGTTTGATCCATCGGATGAATGGGCATCGCGCGTCGTTCCGATCCTCCAGAGCGCGCGAGCCAATTATCCCTGCGTCGTCATCCCTCGCTCCGCGCGATTGGACATCGGTCGATGGCTGGATGAGAGCTGGCAGTTCGACCTGCCCGCCCGCTTCGTACTCGATTCCGACGGTCGCGTGGCCTTCAAGGCAATCGGCGGCGAGACCTTTCATGCCGCGCTGGAGGAGGCGAGATCACTGACCGGCGATCGGACTCCGAATGCCAAGAGGGTGTCCGTCACCGACGACAAGAACTCACCCTCATCGATCCGGACCGTCGCCGCACGCGAACCGATGGCCGGGATCGGGCCCGTGTCGCTACGCGTCCGATTGATCAACGTGTCGACCGGGGAGGCGGAGTCGCTCCCAATCGTCACGTCTCCCGGAGATGATCCAGATCTGCTGGCTTCGGAACTCGTTTCGTACATGGCCGATCGATTGGACCGTACAAATAATCAGCGAATCGCCGTGCTGCCGTTCGCGCCGACAAACCGAAGGACCGCGGCATCCGAGTATGGCCGTCAGACCGCGGCACGAGTCGAAGCGGGACTGCGCCGAAAAGGGTTCTACGATCTCATTGGCCCGTCTGCCGCGCAAAGCATGGTCGATGACTTGGGATTGTCGGCGTTATCCATCGACTACGATCCGACGATCGCCCGCCGCCGACTCGGAGCTGACTTCCTGGTGATCGGCTGGATCAAGGGAGCGCCAATTGAGGAACCCGATCACTCCGGCAGCATTGCGATCGACTCTTCCGAGGAGAACCCTGGCGCAGACTAG